The following proteins come from a genomic window of Sardina pilchardus chromosome 13, fSarPil1.1, whole genome shotgun sequence:
- the mecom gene encoding MDS1 and EVI1 complex locus protein EVI1-A isoform X6, with translation MRSKGRARKLATADSGDFSLLPSDVLDDMGVVDGDSTLIKPVVAGNNLPSPVLSGEVGSPLDDDSPFQASMFLSEGEGEAAGAMPEVELRESGAWPETLGVWSCRRMEVGERLGPCGAEMMGLAQAHDWELDGEAQVRLWENRGGDSRSWLRHIQISPSPRQHNLTTCQLHDQIFYRVTREIQPGEELLLFMKAEEFPCEAMAPDIHEERQYRCEDCDQHFESRSDLLDHQMQPCGTPPSGLTLSLGEQGLASSAGEGSDPEPPHHHLHRTHTLHEQDDSPHECRECDQVFPDIQSLEAHSLSHSEEREYKCDQCPKAFNWKSNLIRHQMSHDNGKHYECENCSKVFTDPSNLQRHIRSQHVGARAHACTDCGKTFATSSGLKQHKHIHSSVKPFSCEVCHKSYTQFSNLCRHKRMHADCRTQIKCKDCGQLFSTTSSLNKHRRFCEGKAHFPSAGLGGLFGAALPLGGHPGSDKPQLAALGHAGAGLADYFGGRHHPHHPHHPGLTFPAAPSFPFGFPGLFPSGLYPPHPSGHQALSHRPPGLVSPPASASSPGKERPLLSPSASALHQHQQQLLRGSQSGDAGSKRRDEGRGEDGSAGLLRERGSSSSSSSHPRRANGKGSDQSETSDDVDDVSTPSGSELETSSEASEPDSEGEGEREADAAGRSVRRSKSANGGRTPANGAAAGLAGLLPPAALDERSAVSGAVSDSIKAIASIAEKYFGSAGLAGLGGGAAAAAAVAASDRKLGGSGAGSLAYPSVFPLSLFPAFSAAASVCPPFAAAEREGQAVPASPGLTPTTTAVESPFDLSTARRKEERPANAEAARSRAETRPQPAAAAAAANPDQPLDLSLGGRSRTRPKAGEEPKRSGHLYGAEERSEMAAPKADSSLQHARPTPFFMDPIYSRVEKRKVNDPFETLKDKYMRPAPGFLFHPQFRMPDQRTWMSAIENMAEKLESFGSLKPDAGDIMRSVPSMFDFRAPPATLPESLLRKGKERYTCRYCGKIFPRSANLTRHLRTHTGEQPYRCKYCDRSFSISSNLQRHIRNIHNKEKPFKCHLCDRCFGQQTNLDRHLKKHENGNLSGTAMSSPRSELDSSSAILDDKEDSYFNEIRNFISNSGQRQTSPPHSEEGVNGGHFEEDKGPTPGRESGDLGEEEVEEPGAEEEAGEQSEVAGKPADDALPSSLVDDNDDNDAAMQDEMDFEATNDLELNCKTSPRRFEEEEEEEEEQGSFSALDHIRHFSDMRKMDDREFGDGDVTGFGSSRLSEAVKQPLYRKSKSQAYAMMLSLADKDPLHAGAHGPSAMWHSLARAAAESSAIQSLSHV, from the exons ctggatGGGGAGGCTCAGGTGAGGCTTTGGGAGAACCGTGGAGGAGACAGCAGGAGTTGGCTCAGGCACATCCAGATCTCCCCATCGCCCCGGCAACACAACCTGACAACCTGCCAGCTTCATGATCAG aTATTTTATCGTGTGACTAGAGAGATCCAACCCGGTGAGGAGCTGCTGTTGTTCATGAAGGCAGAGGAGTTTCCATGTGAGGCCATGGCTCCAGATATCCACG AGGAGAGGCAGTATCGCTGCGAGGACTGCGACCAGCATTTCGAGTCGCGCTCGGACCTGCTGGACCACCAGATGCAGCCGTGCGGGACGCCGCCTTCCGGCCTGACGCTGTCGCTGGGGGAGCAGGGCCTGGCCAGCAGCGCGGGGGAGGGCAGCGATCCcgagcccccccaccaccacctccaccgcacacacactctgcacgaGCAGGACGACTCACCGCACGAGTGCAGGGAGTGCGACCAGGTGTTCCCCGACATTCAAAG tctggaGGCTCATTCCCTATCCCactctgaggagagagagtacaAGTGTGACCAATGCCCCAAGGCCTTCAACTGGAAATCCAACCTGATTCGCCACCAGATGTCCCACGACAATGGCAAGCACTACGAATGTGAAAACTGCTCAAAG GTGTTCACGGACCCCAGCAACCTGCAGAGGCACATCCGCTCCCAGCACGTGGGGGCGCGGGCCCACGCCTGCACCGACTGCGGCAAGACCTTCGCCACGTCCTCGGGCCTCAAGCAGCACAAGCACATCCACAGCAGCGTCAAGCCCTTTTCAT GCGAAGTGTGCCACAAGTCCTACACGCAGTTCTCCAACCTGTGCCGCCACAAGCGCATGCACGCCGACTGCCGCACGCAGATCAAGTGCAAGGACTGCGGCCAGCTGTTCAGCACCACCTCCTCGCTCAACAAGCACCGGCGCTTCTGCGAGGGCAAGGCCCACTTCCCCTCCGCCGGCCTCGGGGGGCTGTTCGGCGCCGCCCTGCCCCTGGGCGGGCACCCGGGCTCCGACAAGCCCCAGTTGGCCGCGCTGGGTCACGCCGGCGCCGGATTGGCCGACTACTTCGGCGGGCggcaccacccgcaccacccgcaccacccgGGCCTGACGTTCCCGGCGGCGCCGTCGTTCCCGTTCGGCTTCCCGGGGCTGTTCCCGTCCGGGCTGTACCCGCCGCACCCCAGCGGCCACCAGGCGCTCTCGCACCGGCCGCCGGGACTGGTCAGCCCCCCGGCGTCGGCCTCCTCGCCCGGGAAAGAGCGCCCCCTGCTGTCCCCGAGCGCGTCTGCgctgcaccagcaccagcagcagctgctgcgaGGCTCGCAAAGCGGCGACGCGGGGTCCAAGCGGCGGGACGAGGGCCGCGGAGAAGACGGGTCAGCGGGACTCCTCCGCGAGAGGggctcgtcctcgtcctcctcgtcccaCCCGCGGCGCGCCAACGGCAAGGGCAGCGACCAGTCGGAGACCAGCGACGACGTGGACGACGTCAGCACGCCCAGCGGCAGCGAGCTGGAGACCAGCTCGGAGGCGTCGGAGCCGGACAGCGAGGGCGAAGGGGAGCGGGAGGCGGACGCCGCCGGACGCAGCGTCAGGAGGAGCAAGTCGGCCAACGGCGGGAGGACTCCGGCCAACGGCGCGGCCGCGGGGCTGGCCGGACTGTTGCCGCCGGCGGCGCTGGACGAGCGGTCGGCGGTTTCCGGGGCGGTCAGCGACTCCATCAAGGCCATCGCGTCCATCGCCGAGAAGTACTTCGGCTCGGCCGGGCTGGCGGGGCTCGGAGGGGGAGCCGCGGCGGCGGCCGCCGTCGCCGCTAGCGACAGGAAGCTGGGCGGATCCGGGGCCGGCTCGCTGGCCTACCCCTCCGTCTTCCCGCTGTCGCTCTTCCCGGCGTTCTCGGCCGCCGCGTCCGTGTGTCCGCCGTTCGCCGCCGCCGAGCGCGAGGGCCAGGCCGTGCCGGCCAGCCCGGGACTGACCCCGACGACCACCGCCGTCGAGTCGCCCTTCGACCTCAGCACGGCCCGGCGCAAAGAAGAGCGGCCCGCCAACGCCGAGGCCGCCCGCTCCAGGGCCGAGACACGCCCACagccggccgccgccgccgccgcagccaATCCGGACCAGCCGCTGGACCTGAGCCTGGGCGGACGCAGTCGCACGCGGCCCAAGGCGGGAGAGGAGCCGAAGAGGAGCGGTCACTTGTACGGAGCAGAGGAGCGGTCGGAGATGGCCGCGCCAAAAGCAGACTCGTCCCTCCAGCACGCCAGACCCACCCCGTTCTTCATGGACCCCATCTACAG CAGGGTTGAGAAGAGGAAGGTGAACGATCCGTTTGAGACGCTGAAGGACAAATACATGCGCCCGGCCCCAGGGTTCCTGTTCCATCcccag TTCCGCATGCCGGACCAGAGAACATGG atgtcgGCAATTGAGAACATGGCAGAGAAGCTGGAGTCGTTTGGCTCTCTGAAGCCGGACGCTGGTGACATCATGCGCTCGGTGCCCTCCATGTTCGACTTCCGCGCCCCTCCTGCCACGCTGCCCGAGTCTCTGCTGCGCAAAGGCAAGGAGCGCTACACCTGCAG GTACTGTGGTAAAATCTTCCCCCGGTCGGCCAACCTAACCCGTCATCTGAGGACACATACTGGAGAACAGCCttacag gtgtaaGTACTGTGATCGCTCGTTCAGCATCTCGTCCAACCTGCAGCGCCACATCAGGAACATCCACAACAAGGAGAAGCCCTTTAAGTGCCACCTGTGTGACCGCTGCTTCGGCCAGCAGACCAACCTCGACCGGCACCTCAAGAAGCACGAGAACGGCAACCTGTCAG gcacAGCCATGTCGTCGCCCCGGTCTGAGCTGGACAGTAGCAGTGCCATCCTTGACGACAAGGAGGACTCCTACTTCAACGAGATCCGCAACTTCATCAGCAACTCTGGCCAGAGACAGACCTCCCCGCCACACTCCGAGGAAGG GGTCAACGGCGGCCATTTTGAGGAGGACAAAGGCCCGACCCCTGGCCGAGAGTCAGGTGACCTGGgggaagaggaagtggaggagccTGGAGCTGAGGAGGAAGCCGGGGAACAGAGCGAGGTCGCGGGCAAGCCTGCGGACGACGCGCTCCCTAGCAGCCTGGTCGACGACAATGACGACAACGACGCCGCCATGCAAGACGAGATGGATTTTGAGGCGACCAACGATCTGGAGCTCAACTGCAAAACTTCCCCAAGGAG gtttgaggaggaggaggaggaagaggaagagcagggCTCATTCTCCGCTCTGGATCACATCCGCCACTTCTCCGACATGCGCAAGATGGACGACAGAGAGTTCGGTGACGGCGATGTCACCGGGTTCGGCTCCAGCCGCCTCTCAGAGGCTGTCAAGCAGCCGCTTTATAGGAAGTCCAAGTCCCAG GCGTATGCCATGATGCTGTCCCTGGCTGATAAGGACCCACTGCACGCCGGTGCCCACGGCCCCTCTGCCATGTGGCACAGCCTGGCGCGCGCCGCCGCCGAGTCCAGCGCCATCCAGTCGCTGAGCCACGTATGA
- the mecom gene encoding MDS1 and EVI1 complex locus protein EVI1-A isoform X1, producing MRSKGRARKLATADSGDFSLLPSDVLDDMGVVDGDSTLIKPVVAGNNLPSPVLSGEVGSPLDDDSPFQASMFLSEGEGEAAGAMPEVELRESGAWPETLGVWSCRRMEVGERLGPCGAEMMGLAQAHDWELDGEAQVRLWENRGGDSRSWLRHIQISPSPRQHNLTTCQLHDQIFYRVTREIQPGEELLLFMKAEEFPCEAMAPDIHEERQYRCEDCDQHFESRSDLLDHQMQPCGTPPSGLTLSLGEQGLASSAGEGSDPEPPHHHLHRTHTLHEQDDSPHECRECDQVFPDIQSLEAHSLSHSEEREYKCDQCPKAFNWKSNLIRHQMSHDNGKHYECENCSKQVFTDPSNLQRHIRSQHVGARAHACTDCGKTFATSSGLKQHKHIHSSVKPFSCKSVRAHKREVCHKSYTQFSNLCRHKRMHADCRTQIKCKDCGQLFSTTSSLNKHRRFCEGKAHFPSAGLGGLFGAALPLGGHPGSDKPQLAALGHAGAGLADYFGGRHHPHHPHHPGLTFPAAPSFPFGFPGLFPSGLYPPHPSGHQALSHRPPGLVSPPASASSPGKERPLLSPSASALHQHQQQLLRGSQSGDAGSKRRDEGRGEDGSAGLLRERGSSSSSSSHPRRANGKGSDQSETSDDVDDVSTPSGSELETSSEASEPDSEGEGEREADAAGRSVRRSKSANGGRTPANGAAAGLAGLLPPAALDERSAVSGAVSDSIKAIASIAEKYFGSAGLAGLGGGAAAAAAVAASDRKLGGSGAGSLAYPSVFPLSLFPAFSAAASVCPPFAAAEREGQAVPASPGLTPTTTAVESPFDLSTARRKEERPANAEAARSRAETRPQPAAAAAAANPDQPLDLSLGGRSRTRPKAGEEPKRSGHLYGAEERSEMAAPKADSSLQHARPTPFFMDPIYSRVEKRKVNDPFETLKDKYMRPAPGFLFHPQFRMPDQRTWMSAIENMAEKLESFGSLKPDAGDIMRSVPSMFDFRAPPATLPESLLRKGKERYTCRYCGKIFPRSANLTRHLRTHTGEQPYRCKYCDRSFSISSNLQRHIRNIHNKEKPFKCHLCDRCFGQQTNLDRHLKKHENGNLSGTAMSSPRSELDSSSAILDDKEDSYFNEIRNFISNSGQRQTSPPHSEEGVNGGHFEEDKGPTPGRESGDLGEEEVEEPGAEEEAGEQSEVAGKPADDALPSSLVDDNDDNDAAMQDEMDFEATNDLELNCKTSPRRFEEEEEEEEEQGSFSALDHIRHFSDMRKMDDREFGDGDVTGFGSSRLSEAVKQPLYRKSKSQAYAMMLSLADKDPLHAGAHGPSAMWHSLARAAAESSAIQSLSHV from the exons ctggatGGGGAGGCTCAGGTGAGGCTTTGGGAGAACCGTGGAGGAGACAGCAGGAGTTGGCTCAGGCACATCCAGATCTCCCCATCGCCCCGGCAACACAACCTGACAACCTGCCAGCTTCATGATCAG aTATTTTATCGTGTGACTAGAGAGATCCAACCCGGTGAGGAGCTGCTGTTGTTCATGAAGGCAGAGGAGTTTCCATGTGAGGCCATGGCTCCAGATATCCACG AGGAGAGGCAGTATCGCTGCGAGGACTGCGACCAGCATTTCGAGTCGCGCTCGGACCTGCTGGACCACCAGATGCAGCCGTGCGGGACGCCGCCTTCCGGCCTGACGCTGTCGCTGGGGGAGCAGGGCCTGGCCAGCAGCGCGGGGGAGGGCAGCGATCCcgagcccccccaccaccacctccaccgcacacacactctgcacgaGCAGGACGACTCACCGCACGAGTGCAGGGAGTGCGACCAGGTGTTCCCCGACATTCAAAG tctggaGGCTCATTCCCTATCCCactctgaggagagagagtacaAGTGTGACCAATGCCCCAAGGCCTTCAACTGGAAATCCAACCTGATTCGCCACCAGATGTCCCACGACAATGGCAAGCACTACGAATGTGAAAACTGCTCAAAG CAGGTGTTCACGGACCCCAGCAACCTGCAGAGGCACATCCGCTCCCAGCACGTGGGGGCGCGGGCCCACGCCTGCACCGACTGCGGCAAGACCTTCGCCACGTCCTCGGGCCTCAAGCAGCACAAGCACATCCACAGCAGCGTCAAGCCCTTTTCATGTAAGTCTGTCAGAGCCCACAAAC GCGAAGTGTGCCACAAGTCCTACACGCAGTTCTCCAACCTGTGCCGCCACAAGCGCATGCACGCCGACTGCCGCACGCAGATCAAGTGCAAGGACTGCGGCCAGCTGTTCAGCACCACCTCCTCGCTCAACAAGCACCGGCGCTTCTGCGAGGGCAAGGCCCACTTCCCCTCCGCCGGCCTCGGGGGGCTGTTCGGCGCCGCCCTGCCCCTGGGCGGGCACCCGGGCTCCGACAAGCCCCAGTTGGCCGCGCTGGGTCACGCCGGCGCCGGATTGGCCGACTACTTCGGCGGGCggcaccacccgcaccacccgcaccacccgGGCCTGACGTTCCCGGCGGCGCCGTCGTTCCCGTTCGGCTTCCCGGGGCTGTTCCCGTCCGGGCTGTACCCGCCGCACCCCAGCGGCCACCAGGCGCTCTCGCACCGGCCGCCGGGACTGGTCAGCCCCCCGGCGTCGGCCTCCTCGCCCGGGAAAGAGCGCCCCCTGCTGTCCCCGAGCGCGTCTGCgctgcaccagcaccagcagcagctgctgcgaGGCTCGCAAAGCGGCGACGCGGGGTCCAAGCGGCGGGACGAGGGCCGCGGAGAAGACGGGTCAGCGGGACTCCTCCGCGAGAGGggctcgtcctcgtcctcctcgtcccaCCCGCGGCGCGCCAACGGCAAGGGCAGCGACCAGTCGGAGACCAGCGACGACGTGGACGACGTCAGCACGCCCAGCGGCAGCGAGCTGGAGACCAGCTCGGAGGCGTCGGAGCCGGACAGCGAGGGCGAAGGGGAGCGGGAGGCGGACGCCGCCGGACGCAGCGTCAGGAGGAGCAAGTCGGCCAACGGCGGGAGGACTCCGGCCAACGGCGCGGCCGCGGGGCTGGCCGGACTGTTGCCGCCGGCGGCGCTGGACGAGCGGTCGGCGGTTTCCGGGGCGGTCAGCGACTCCATCAAGGCCATCGCGTCCATCGCCGAGAAGTACTTCGGCTCGGCCGGGCTGGCGGGGCTCGGAGGGGGAGCCGCGGCGGCGGCCGCCGTCGCCGCTAGCGACAGGAAGCTGGGCGGATCCGGGGCCGGCTCGCTGGCCTACCCCTCCGTCTTCCCGCTGTCGCTCTTCCCGGCGTTCTCGGCCGCCGCGTCCGTGTGTCCGCCGTTCGCCGCCGCCGAGCGCGAGGGCCAGGCCGTGCCGGCCAGCCCGGGACTGACCCCGACGACCACCGCCGTCGAGTCGCCCTTCGACCTCAGCACGGCCCGGCGCAAAGAAGAGCGGCCCGCCAACGCCGAGGCCGCCCGCTCCAGGGCCGAGACACGCCCACagccggccgccgccgccgccgcagccaATCCGGACCAGCCGCTGGACCTGAGCCTGGGCGGACGCAGTCGCACGCGGCCCAAGGCGGGAGAGGAGCCGAAGAGGAGCGGTCACTTGTACGGAGCAGAGGAGCGGTCGGAGATGGCCGCGCCAAAAGCAGACTCGTCCCTCCAGCACGCCAGACCCACCCCGTTCTTCATGGACCCCATCTACAG CAGGGTTGAGAAGAGGAAGGTGAACGATCCGTTTGAGACGCTGAAGGACAAATACATGCGCCCGGCCCCAGGGTTCCTGTTCCATCcccag TTCCGCATGCCGGACCAGAGAACATGG atgtcgGCAATTGAGAACATGGCAGAGAAGCTGGAGTCGTTTGGCTCTCTGAAGCCGGACGCTGGTGACATCATGCGCTCGGTGCCCTCCATGTTCGACTTCCGCGCCCCTCCTGCCACGCTGCCCGAGTCTCTGCTGCGCAAAGGCAAGGAGCGCTACACCTGCAG GTACTGTGGTAAAATCTTCCCCCGGTCGGCCAACCTAACCCGTCATCTGAGGACACATACTGGAGAACAGCCttacag gtgtaaGTACTGTGATCGCTCGTTCAGCATCTCGTCCAACCTGCAGCGCCACATCAGGAACATCCACAACAAGGAGAAGCCCTTTAAGTGCCACCTGTGTGACCGCTGCTTCGGCCAGCAGACCAACCTCGACCGGCACCTCAAGAAGCACGAGAACGGCAACCTGTCAG gcacAGCCATGTCGTCGCCCCGGTCTGAGCTGGACAGTAGCAGTGCCATCCTTGACGACAAGGAGGACTCCTACTTCAACGAGATCCGCAACTTCATCAGCAACTCTGGCCAGAGACAGACCTCCCCGCCACACTCCGAGGAAGG GGTCAACGGCGGCCATTTTGAGGAGGACAAAGGCCCGACCCCTGGCCGAGAGTCAGGTGACCTGGgggaagaggaagtggaggagccTGGAGCTGAGGAGGAAGCCGGGGAACAGAGCGAGGTCGCGGGCAAGCCTGCGGACGACGCGCTCCCTAGCAGCCTGGTCGACGACAATGACGACAACGACGCCGCCATGCAAGACGAGATGGATTTTGAGGCGACCAACGATCTGGAGCTCAACTGCAAAACTTCCCCAAGGAG gtttgaggaggaggaggaggaagaggaagagcagggCTCATTCTCCGCTCTGGATCACATCCGCCACTTCTCCGACATGCGCAAGATGGACGACAGAGAGTTCGGTGACGGCGATGTCACCGGGTTCGGCTCCAGCCGCCTCTCAGAGGCTGTCAAGCAGCCGCTTTATAGGAAGTCCAAGTCCCAG GCGTATGCCATGATGCTGTCCCTGGCTGATAAGGACCCACTGCACGCCGGTGCCCACGGCCCCTCTGCCATGTGGCACAGCCTGGCGCGCGCCGCCGCCGAGTCCAGCGCCATCCAGTCGCTGAGCCACGTATGA
- the mecom gene encoding MDS1 and EVI1 complex locus protein EVI1-A isoform X2 — translation MRSKGRARKLATADSGDFSLLPSDVLDDMGVVDGDSTLIKPVVAGNNLPSPVLSGEVGSPLDDDSPFQASMFLSEGEGEAAGAMPEVELRESGAWPETLGVWSCRRMEVGERLGPCGAEMMGLAQAHDWELDGEAQVRLWENRGGDSRSWLRHIQISPSPRQHNLTTCQLHDQIFYRVTREIQPGEELLLFMKAEEFPCEAMAPDIHEERQYRCEDCDQHFESRSDLLDHQMQPCGTPPSGLTLSLGEQGLASSAGEGSDPEPPHHHLHRTHTLHEQDDSPHECRECDQVFPDIQSLEAHSLSHSEEREYKCDQCPKAFNWKSNLIRHQMSHDNGKHYECENCSKQVFTDPSNLQRHIRSQHVGARAHACTDCGKTFATSSGLKQHKHIHSSVKPFSCKSVRAHKREVCHKSYTQFSNLCRHKRMHADCRTQIKCKDCGQLFSTTSSLNKHRRFCEGKAHFPSAGLGGLFGAALPLGGHPGSDKPQLAALGHAGAGLADYFGGRHHPHHPHHPGLTFPAAPSFPFGFPGLFPSGLYPPHPSGHQALSHRPPGLVSPPASASSPGKERPLLSPSASALHQHQQQLLRGSQSGDAGSKRRDEGRGEDGSAGLLRERGSSSSSSSHPRRANGKGSDQSETSDDVDDVSTPSGSELETSSEASEPDSEGEGEREADAAGRSVRRSKSANGGRTPANGAAAGLAGLLPPAALDERSAVSGAVSDSIKAIASIAEKYFGSAGLAGLGGGAAAAAAVAASDRKLGGSGAGSLAYPSVFPLSLFPAFSAAASVCPPFAAAEREGQAVPASPGLTPTTTAVESPFDLSTARRKEERPANAEAARSRAETRPQPAAAAAAANPDQPLDLSLGGRSRTRPKAGEEPKRSGHLYGAEERSEMAAPKADSSLQHARPTPFFMDPIYRVEKRKVNDPFETLKDKYMRPAPGFLFHPQFRMPDQRTWMSAIENMAEKLESFGSLKPDAGDIMRSVPSMFDFRAPPATLPESLLRKGKERYTCRYCGKIFPRSANLTRHLRTHTGEQPYRCKYCDRSFSISSNLQRHIRNIHNKEKPFKCHLCDRCFGQQTNLDRHLKKHENGNLSGTAMSSPRSELDSSSAILDDKEDSYFNEIRNFISNSGQRQTSPPHSEEGVNGGHFEEDKGPTPGRESGDLGEEEVEEPGAEEEAGEQSEVAGKPADDALPSSLVDDNDDNDAAMQDEMDFEATNDLELNCKTSPRRFEEEEEEEEEQGSFSALDHIRHFSDMRKMDDREFGDGDVTGFGSSRLSEAVKQPLYRKSKSQAYAMMLSLADKDPLHAGAHGPSAMWHSLARAAAESSAIQSLSHV, via the exons ctggatGGGGAGGCTCAGGTGAGGCTTTGGGAGAACCGTGGAGGAGACAGCAGGAGTTGGCTCAGGCACATCCAGATCTCCCCATCGCCCCGGCAACACAACCTGACAACCTGCCAGCTTCATGATCAG aTATTTTATCGTGTGACTAGAGAGATCCAACCCGGTGAGGAGCTGCTGTTGTTCATGAAGGCAGAGGAGTTTCCATGTGAGGCCATGGCTCCAGATATCCACG AGGAGAGGCAGTATCGCTGCGAGGACTGCGACCAGCATTTCGAGTCGCGCTCGGACCTGCTGGACCACCAGATGCAGCCGTGCGGGACGCCGCCTTCCGGCCTGACGCTGTCGCTGGGGGAGCAGGGCCTGGCCAGCAGCGCGGGGGAGGGCAGCGATCCcgagcccccccaccaccacctccaccgcacacacactctgcacgaGCAGGACGACTCACCGCACGAGTGCAGGGAGTGCGACCAGGTGTTCCCCGACATTCAAAG tctggaGGCTCATTCCCTATCCCactctgaggagagagagtacaAGTGTGACCAATGCCCCAAGGCCTTCAACTGGAAATCCAACCTGATTCGCCACCAGATGTCCCACGACAATGGCAAGCACTACGAATGTGAAAACTGCTCAAAG CAGGTGTTCACGGACCCCAGCAACCTGCAGAGGCACATCCGCTCCCAGCACGTGGGGGCGCGGGCCCACGCCTGCACCGACTGCGGCAAGACCTTCGCCACGTCCTCGGGCCTCAAGCAGCACAAGCACATCCACAGCAGCGTCAAGCCCTTTTCATGTAAGTCTGTCAGAGCCCACAAAC GCGAAGTGTGCCACAAGTCCTACACGCAGTTCTCCAACCTGTGCCGCCACAAGCGCATGCACGCCGACTGCCGCACGCAGATCAAGTGCAAGGACTGCGGCCAGCTGTTCAGCACCACCTCCTCGCTCAACAAGCACCGGCGCTTCTGCGAGGGCAAGGCCCACTTCCCCTCCGCCGGCCTCGGGGGGCTGTTCGGCGCCGCCCTGCCCCTGGGCGGGCACCCGGGCTCCGACAAGCCCCAGTTGGCCGCGCTGGGTCACGCCGGCGCCGGATTGGCCGACTACTTCGGCGGGCggcaccacccgcaccacccgcaccacccgGGCCTGACGTTCCCGGCGGCGCCGTCGTTCCCGTTCGGCTTCCCGGGGCTGTTCCCGTCCGGGCTGTACCCGCCGCACCCCAGCGGCCACCAGGCGCTCTCGCACCGGCCGCCGGGACTGGTCAGCCCCCCGGCGTCGGCCTCCTCGCCCGGGAAAGAGCGCCCCCTGCTGTCCCCGAGCGCGTCTGCgctgcaccagcaccagcagcagctgctgcgaGGCTCGCAAAGCGGCGACGCGGGGTCCAAGCGGCGGGACGAGGGCCGCGGAGAAGACGGGTCAGCGGGACTCCTCCGCGAGAGGggctcgtcctcgtcctcctcgtcccaCCCGCGGCGCGCCAACGGCAAGGGCAGCGACCAGTCGGAGACCAGCGACGACGTGGACGACGTCAGCACGCCCAGCGGCAGCGAGCTGGAGACCAGCTCGGAGGCGTCGGAGCCGGACAGCGAGGGCGAAGGGGAGCGGGAGGCGGACGCCGCCGGACGCAGCGTCAGGAGGAGCAAGTCGGCCAACGGCGGGAGGACTCCGGCCAACGGCGCGGCCGCGGGGCTGGCCGGACTGTTGCCGCCGGCGGCGCTGGACGAGCGGTCGGCGGTTTCCGGGGCGGTCAGCGACTCCATCAAGGCCATCGCGTCCATCGCCGAGAAGTACTTCGGCTCGGCCGGGCTGGCGGGGCTCGGAGGGGGAGCCGCGGCGGCGGCCGCCGTCGCCGCTAGCGACAGGAAGCTGGGCGGATCCGGGGCCGGCTCGCTGGCCTACCCCTCCGTCTTCCCGCTGTCGCTCTTCCCGGCGTTCTCGGCCGCCGCGTCCGTGTGTCCGCCGTTCGCCGCCGCCGAGCGCGAGGGCCAGGCCGTGCCGGCCAGCCCGGGACTGACCCCGACGACCACCGCCGTCGAGTCGCCCTTCGACCTCAGCACGGCCCGGCGCAAAGAAGAGCGGCCCGCCAACGCCGAGGCCGCCCGCTCCAGGGCCGAGACACGCCCACagccggccgccgccgccgccgcagccaATCCGGACCAGCCGCTGGACCTGAGCCTGGGCGGACGCAGTCGCACGCGGCCCAAGGCGGGAGAGGAGCCGAAGAGGAGCGGTCACTTGTACGGAGCAGAGGAGCGGTCGGAGATGGCCGCGCCAAAAGCAGACTCGTCCCTCCAGCACGCCAGACCCACCCCGTTCTTCATGGACCCCATCTACAG GGTTGAGAAGAGGAAGGTGAACGATCCGTTTGAGACGCTGAAGGACAAATACATGCGCCCGGCCCCAGGGTTCCTGTTCCATCcccag TTCCGCATGCCGGACCAGAGAACATGG atgtcgGCAATTGAGAACATGGCAGAGAAGCTGGAGTCGTTTGGCTCTCTGAAGCCGGACGCTGGTGACATCATGCGCTCGGTGCCCTCCATGTTCGACTTCCGCGCCCCTCCTGCCACGCTGCCCGAGTCTCTGCTGCGCAAAGGCAAGGAGCGCTACACCTGCAG GTACTGTGGTAAAATCTTCCCCCGGTCGGCCAACCTAACCCGTCATCTGAGGACACATACTGGAGAACAGCCttacag gtgtaaGTACTGTGATCGCTCGTTCAGCATCTCGTCCAACCTGCAGCGCCACATCAGGAACATCCACAACAAGGAGAAGCCCTTTAAGTGCCACCTGTGTGACCGCTGCTTCGGCCAGCAGACCAACCTCGACCGGCACCTCAAGAAGCACGAGAACGGCAACCTGTCAG gcacAGCCATGTCGTCGCCCCGGTCTGAGCTGGACAGTAGCAGTGCCATCCTTGACGACAAGGAGGACTCCTACTTCAACGAGATCCGCAACTTCATCAGCAACTCTGGCCAGAGACAGACCTCCCCGCCACACTCCGAGGAAGG GGTCAACGGCGGCCATTTTGAGGAGGACAAAGGCCCGACCCCTGGCCGAGAGTCAGGTGACCTGGgggaagaggaagtggaggagccTGGAGCTGAGGAGGAAGCCGGGGAACAGAGCGAGGTCGCGGGCAAGCCTGCGGACGACGCGCTCCCTAGCAGCCTGGTCGACGACAATGACGACAACGACGCCGCCATGCAAGACGAGATGGATTTTGAGGCGACCAACGATCTGGAGCTCAACTGCAAAACTTCCCCAAGGAG gtttgaggaggaggaggaggaagaggaagagcagggCTCATTCTCCGCTCTGGATCACATCCGCCACTTCTCCGACATGCGCAAGATGGACGACAGAGAGTTCGGTGACGGCGATGTCACCGGGTTCGGCTCCAGCCGCCTCTCAGAGGCTGTCAAGCAGCCGCTTTATAGGAAGTCCAAGTCCCAG GCGTATGCCATGATGCTGTCCCTGGCTGATAAGGACCCACTGCACGCCGGTGCCCACGGCCCCTCTGCCATGTGGCACAGCCTGGCGCGCGCCGCCGCCGAGTCCAGCGCCATCCAGTCGCTGAGCCACGTATGA